A portion of the Thermus tengchongensis genome contains these proteins:
- a CDS encoding carbohydrate ABC transporter permease, whose protein sequence is MRRLPLFLFSLPALLTLGLFVLYPFLDVLRFSTWEWSGLSEPRPVGLKNYQDLLQDPAFWGSLRVTLKFMLLALPLFVGLSVGLAVALEGAPYERFAKSLLFLPGLVTLGGATLSWYTLFTPEYGALAQFLPIPPWDREGFWALVMVVLFTLWRHLGYGVLVASARLKAIPKTLLEAAYVDGAGPWEAFRHVVLPLMRPAVTFLVVVGTILSLQSYAAVFLLTRGGPYGATRVLGYYLYESGFENFRLGYAAAVTVVILLLTLLFAYAQLRLLRHGEE, encoded by the coding sequence GTGCGCCGCCTGCCCCTTTTCCTCTTCTCCCTCCCCGCCCTCCTCACCCTGGGCCTTTTCGTCCTCTACCCCTTCCTGGACGTCCTCCGCTTCTCCACCTGGGAGTGGTCGGGGCTTTCCGAGCCCCGGCCCGTGGGCCTGAAGAACTACCAGGACCTCCTTCAAGACCCTGCCTTCTGGGGAAGCCTCCGGGTGACCCTTAAATTCATGCTCCTGGCCCTACCCCTCTTCGTGGGGCTTTCCGTTGGCCTAGCGGTGGCCCTGGAGGGGGCCCCCTACGAGCGCTTCGCCAAGAGCCTCCTCTTCCTCCCGGGCCTCGTCACCTTGGGCGGGGCCACCCTAAGCTGGTACACCCTCTTCACCCCGGAATACGGGGCCCTGGCCCAGTTCCTGCCCATTCCCCCCTGGGACCGGGAGGGGTTTTGGGCCTTGGTGATGGTGGTCCTCTTCACCCTGTGGCGGCACCTGGGGTACGGGGTTCTGGTGGCCTCGGCCCGGCTCAAGGCCATCCCCAAAACGCTTTTGGAAGCTGCATACGTGGATGGGGCCGGACCTTGGGAAGCCTTCCGCCACGTGGTCCTTCCCCTCATGCGCCCGGCGGTGACCTTTTTGGTGGTGGTGGGCACCATCCTCTCCCTGCAGTCTTACGCTGCGGTCTTCCTCCTCACCCGGGGCGGGCCCTACGGGGCCACCCGGGTGCTGGGCTACTACCTTTACGAATCGGGGTTTGAGAACTTCCGCCTGGGCTACGCCGCCGCCGTCACCGTGGTGATCCTCCTCCTCACCCTCCTCTTCGCCTACGCCCAGCTAAGGCTTCTGCGTCACGGGGAAGAGTAG
- the mltG gene encoding endolytic transglycosylase MltG, whose product MREGSRTWLWRGVVVLFLTFALLLFYALWLLGPTGKEATVRIPKGATGQEVARILEEAGLLRSGYLFSAYLRFSGRAKKLVPGVYRLEGEGAFRLARALTGGERPLTVTLTFPEGERGVDYARRLSQAGLDGEGFLRLVREPGAVRPSFVEGPTLEGYLFPATYTFDLLVGPEEVVRAMLSRFAAELTPPVRRLLEEQGLSVHAWVTLASIVQAEAGSPEEMPKIAGVFLNRLERGMPLQADPTVAYALGKRLSELSRRAGDFGVDSPYNTYRYPGLPPGPIGNPGRAALLAVLNPVRTDPKGRPYLYFFHAKGRLFLNADFEGHLQDLARYRYSSP is encoded by the coding sequence TTGCGGGAAGGCTCTAGGACCTGGCTTTGGCGGGGAGTGGTGGTCCTCTTCCTCACCTTCGCCCTCCTCCTCTTCTACGCCCTCTGGCTTTTGGGTCCCACGGGAAAGGAGGCCACCGTGCGCATCCCCAAGGGGGCCACGGGCCAGGAGGTGGCCAGGATTCTGGAAGAGGCCGGGCTTTTGCGCTCCGGGTACCTCTTTTCCGCCTACCTCCGCTTTTCCGGCCGGGCCAAGAAGCTGGTCCCCGGGGTTTACCGCCTCGAGGGGGAAGGGGCCTTCCGCCTGGCCCGGGCCCTCACCGGGGGGGAGCGCCCCCTCACGGTGACCCTCACCTTCCCCGAGGGGGAGAGGGGGGTGGACTACGCCCGAAGGCTTTCCCAGGCGGGCTTGGACGGGGAGGGGTTTTTGCGCCTCGTCCGGGAGCCGGGGGCGGTCAGGCCCTCCTTTGTGGAGGGGCCCACCCTCGAGGGCTACCTCTTCCCCGCCACCTATACCTTTGACCTCTTGGTGGGTCCCGAAGAGGTGGTGCGGGCCATGCTCAGCCGCTTCGCCGCCGAGCTCACCCCTCCGGTGCGGCGCCTGCTTGAGGAGCAAGGCCTTTCCGTGCACGCTTGGGTGACCCTAGCCTCCATCGTGCAGGCGGAGGCGGGAAGCCCAGAGGAGATGCCCAAGATCGCTGGAGTCTTCCTGAACCGTTTGGAACGGGGCATGCCCCTCCAGGCGGACCCCACCGTGGCCTATGCCCTGGGCAAGCGCCTTTCTGAGCTTTCCCGCAGGGCGGGGGACTTCGGGGTGGACTCCCCCTACAACACCTACCGCTACCCTGGCCTCCCCCCAGGGCCCATCGGCAACCCCGGACGGGCGGCCCTCCTGGCGGTGCTCAACCCGGTGCGCACCGATCCCAAAGGGCGCCCGTACCTCTACTTCTTCCACGCCAAGGGCAGGCTTTTCCTGAACGCTGACTTTGAGGGGCACCTGCAGGACCTGGCCCGCTACCGCTACTCTTCCCCGTGA
- the ruvX gene encoding Holliday junction resolvase RuvX: MRVGALDVGEARIGLAVGEEGSPFAFGRGYLVRRSLEEDVAALLDFVRREGLGKLLVGLPLRTDLRESAQAKRVLPLVEALRAKGVEVELVDERYTTQAAARRLKHAPKRIRREKGRLDEMSAVILLEGYLAGRL, from the coding sequence ATGCGGGTGGGCGCGCTTGACGTGGGGGAGGCCCGGATCGGCCTGGCGGTGGGGGAGGAGGGGAGCCCCTTCGCCTTTGGCCGGGGGTATCTGGTGCGGAGGAGCCTGGAGGAGGATGTGGCGGCCCTCCTGGACTTTGTGCGCCGGGAGGGATTAGGGAAGCTCTTGGTGGGCCTTCCCCTGCGCACCGACCTCAGGGAAAGCGCCCAGGCCAAGCGGGTCCTTCCCCTGGTGGAGGCGCTGAGGGCTAAGGGGGTGGAGGTGGAGCTTGTGGACGAGCGCTACACCACCCAGGCAGCAGCCCGGCGCCTGAAACATGCCCCCAAACGGATCCGCCGGGAGAAGGGCCGGTTGGACGAGATGAGCGCGGTGATCCTCTTGGAGGGCTATCTTGCGGGAAGGCTCTAG